From Rhodococcus sp. B7740, one genomic window encodes:
- a CDS encoding DUF998 domain-containing protein yields MTTEAKRPTKPDANRPTSNTVAPARSSFVAHVARWAGLSVVQFVLVEYIVSATWRGLYSYRNNYISELGIPFCGPTGNWPCSELYVLLNASMVLFGVAIAAVGGSWYIVRRIDGRAASFFVVAGAGAITAGVVNQGVNYPIHSFGATVFFVFGNFGLVIAGGHGSLRRPIRVVVTALGAVGLAGYFAYMSGHEFGLGIGSMERIATYALLVGIVVLSVSQFKATRVPKTGDETT; encoded by the coding sequence ATGACCACCGAAGCGAAACGCCCCACGAAACCCGATGCGAACCGGCCGACGTCGAACACCGTCGCGCCCGCGCGCTCGAGTTTCGTCGCCCATGTCGCTCGGTGGGCCGGCCTGTCGGTGGTGCAGTTCGTCCTCGTCGAGTACATCGTGTCGGCCACGTGGCGCGGGCTCTACAGCTACCGGAACAACTACATCAGCGAGCTCGGCATCCCGTTCTGCGGGCCCACCGGCAACTGGCCGTGCAGCGAGCTCTACGTTCTGCTCAACGCGTCGATGGTGCTGTTCGGCGTGGCGATCGCGGCCGTGGGCGGATCCTGGTACATCGTCCGCCGAATCGACGGCAGAGCCGCCTCGTTCTTCGTCGTCGCAGGTGCCGGTGCCATCACCGCAGGCGTCGTCAACCAGGGCGTGAACTACCCGATCCACTCGTTCGGGGCCACCGTGTTCTTCGTGTTCGGAAACTTCGGCCTCGTCATCGCGGGCGGGCACGGAAGCCTGCGACGCCCCATCCGCGTCGTGGTCACCGCGCTCGGAGCCGTCGGGCTGGCCGGCTACTTCGCCTATATGAGCGGTCACGAGTTCGGACTCGGTATCGGCTCCATGGAACGCATCGCCACCTATGCGCTCCTCGTGGGCATAGTCGTACTGTCGGTGTCGCAGTTCAAGGCGACGCGGGTACCGAAGACCGGCGACGAGACCACGTGA
- a CDS encoding glycoside hydrolase family 16 protein: protein MSRHAASSRESGAGTVEVSRLPGTGLIVEPPRRRWPSVLAFLIVLGLVVAGTVYGLSHRSDGADIDPDSTAGGTVDASSTTSASNTAAAKPGFTVYDDFSGTAGDAVSDDRWSHDVGQTGWGNNEKQNYTDSTENSSLDGDGHMVVNAMRNGDGYTSARVTTKDKFEFTYGRVEARIKMPAGAGLHPAFWMLGTDLDSVGWPLSGEIDIMETLNQADQYHTGIHAPQPDSLTSQKVDAGGIPPEPLSENFHTYWVERSPGRVTTGIDGTTLATVTPDDLIGGDDYWVFDKPFFLLFNVAVAGDWPGPTDNSTPFPATMSVDWVRYRAD from the coding sequence GTGAGTCGTCACGCCGCATCCAGCCGAGAGTCCGGCGCGGGGACCGTCGAGGTTTCGCGGCTTCCCGGAACCGGACTCATCGTCGAGCCTCCCCGACGGCGGTGGCCGTCCGTGCTGGCGTTCCTGATCGTGCTCGGTCTGGTCGTGGCAGGCACGGTGTACGGGCTTTCTCACCGCTCGGACGGAGCCGACATCGATCCCGACTCCACCGCTGGAGGCACCGTCGACGCGAGTTCCACGACGTCGGCGTCCAACACTGCCGCCGCCAAGCCCGGATTCACCGTCTACGACGACTTCTCTGGGACGGCGGGCGACGCCGTGTCGGACGACCGCTGGAGTCACGACGTGGGACAGACCGGTTGGGGCAACAACGAAAAGCAGAATTACACCGATTCGACCGAGAACTCGTCTCTCGACGGTGACGGCCACATGGTCGTCAACGCGATGCGCAACGGTGACGGGTACACCTCGGCCCGCGTGACCACCAAGGACAAGTTCGAGTTCACCTACGGCCGCGTCGAGGCTCGGATCAAGATGCCGGCCGGAGCCGGACTGCATCCGGCTTTCTGGATGCTCGGTACCGACCTGGACTCCGTCGGCTGGCCGCTGTCCGGCGAGATCGACATCATGGAGACGCTGAACCAGGCCGACCAGTACCACACCGGAATCCATGCCCCCCAACCCGATTCGTTGACGAGCCAGAAAGTGGACGCGGGCGGCATTCCCCCGGAGCCGCTGTCCGAGAACTTCCACACCTATTGGGTCGAGCGGTCGCCGGGCCGCGTGACCACCGGTATCGACGGCACCACCTTGGCGACCGTCACTCCGGACGACCTGATCGGCGGCGACGATTACTGGGTCTTCGACAAGCCGTTCTTCCTGCTGTTCAACGTCGCGGTCGCCGGCGACTGGCCAGGTCCCACCGACAACTCCACGCCGTTTCCGGCGACGATGTCGGTCGACTGGGTGCGGTATCGCGCCGACTGA
- a CDS encoding glycosyltransferase family 2 protein, protein MSLPTSSVVICAYTLARWSELRTAVTAVLDQDVPADELIVVIDHNAQLAERARDEFSPLHRSVNVVENNHPRGLSGARNTSLDIATGEIVVFLDDDASPRTTEWLGAILSHYSDDAVYAVGGSAYPVWPDKRPAFLPAEVVGEPGELDWVVGCTYRGQPTETAQVRNLMGANMSFRREPVVALGGFVSGIGRIGRVPLGCEETELCIRLRQTHPDAQIVFDPSIVVDHTVSADRTRPRYLITRSYAEGVSKAAIARLIGAEDALSSERAYTAKILPRAVGRETSAAARGNPARAWGAMAVVASVGAAGIGYARGKLSTSR, encoded by the coding sequence GTGAGTCTGCCGACTTCCTCGGTAGTCATCTGCGCGTACACGTTGGCTCGATGGTCCGAACTCCGGACCGCCGTGACGGCCGTCCTCGACCAGGACGTGCCTGCCGACGAACTGATCGTCGTCATCGATCACAATGCGCAACTGGCCGAACGCGCACGCGACGAGTTCTCGCCGCTGCACCGGAGCGTGAACGTGGTGGAGAACAACCACCCTCGCGGCCTCTCCGGAGCGCGCAACACCTCGCTCGATATCGCGACCGGTGAGATCGTCGTCTTTCTGGACGACGACGCCTCACCGCGCACCACAGAGTGGCTCGGAGCCATTCTGTCCCATTACTCGGACGATGCCGTGTACGCCGTTGGGGGCTCTGCATACCCGGTATGGCCGGACAAGCGTCCGGCCTTCTTACCGGCCGAGGTAGTGGGTGAACCCGGCGAACTCGATTGGGTCGTCGGGTGCACCTACCGCGGGCAGCCGACGGAAACCGCTCAGGTCCGCAATCTCATGGGCGCGAACATGTCGTTCCGCCGTGAGCCCGTCGTCGCACTCGGCGGATTCGTCTCCGGCATCGGCCGGATCGGACGTGTCCCCCTCGGCTGCGAGGAGACGGAGTTGTGCATCCGTCTGCGCCAGACGCATCCGGACGCCCAGATCGTGTTCGATCCTTCCATCGTCGTCGATCACACGGTCAGTGCCGACCGCACTCGTCCGCGCTACCTCATCACGCGCAGCTACGCCGAGGGCGTGTCCAAGGCCGCCATCGCCCGGTTGATCGGGGCCGAGGACGCACTGTCCTCGGAGCGGGCGTACACCGCCAAGATTCTGCCTCGTGCGGTCGGCCGGGAGACCAGCGCCGCTGCGCGCGGCAACCCGGCACGCGCATGGGGTGCGATGGCCGTGGTGGCAAGCGTCGGTGCAGCCGGAATCGGCTATGCCCGAGGCAAACTGAGCACGAGCCGCTAG
- a CDS encoding glycosyltransferase family 2 protein — MDMLNRQNPRVSVVIPTLNEAANLRHVLPLLSHDYELVLVDGGSVDGTIDAAREIRGDIRIIKQTRKGKGNALACGFEAATGDIIVMFDADGSADAAEIPRFVDALIAGADFAKGSRFCEGGGSHDITPLRRAGNGGLHLVANTLFGTRFSDLCYGYNAFWRDLVPVLDLPVVDQPGAEGMMLWGDGFEIETIINCRFAEASVRIEEVPSVELARIYGQSNLRTFSDGFRVLRTLMTERMRARRIKRRSIVRPLRESIDARTDMDLEFEALESYNEVLELREKTA; from the coding sequence ATGGATATGTTGAATCGTCAGAATCCCCGCGTCAGTGTCGTCATCCCGACGCTCAACGAGGCCGCGAACCTTCGTCACGTCCTCCCCCTGCTCTCTCACGATTACGAGCTCGTGCTGGTCGACGGTGGATCCGTCGACGGCACCATCGACGCGGCACGCGAGATTCGCGGTGACATTCGCATCATCAAGCAGACCCGCAAGGGCAAGGGCAACGCGCTCGCATGCGGCTTCGAGGCCGCTACCGGCGACATCATCGTCATGTTCGACGCCGACGGTTCCGCCGATGCCGCCGAGATCCCGCGCTTCGTCGACGCCCTGATCGCCGGTGCCGACTTCGCCAAGGGCAGCCGGTTCTGCGAGGGTGGCGGGAGCCACGACATCACTCCGCTGCGCCGCGCAGGCAACGGTGGCCTGCACCTCGTGGCCAACACGCTCTTCGGAACTCGCTTCTCGGATCTCTGCTACGGCTACAACGCTTTCTGGCGCGATCTGGTGCCGGTCCTCGACCTGCCCGTCGTCGATCAGCCGGGTGCCGAGGGCATGATGCTCTGGGGCGACGGTTTCGAGATCGAGACCATCATCAACTGCCGCTTCGCCGAGGCGTCCGTGCGCATCGAGGAAGTGCCGAGCGTCGAACTGGCCCGCATCTACGGCCAGAGCAATCTGCGCACGTTCTCGGACGGCTTCCGGGTGTTGCGCACCCTGATGACCGAACGCATGCGTGCCCGCAGGATCAAGCGCAGGTCCATCGTGCGTCCGTTGCGTGAGTCGATCGACGCCCGTACCGACATGGACCTCGAGTTCGAGGCTCTGGAGTCGTACAACGAGGTTCTCGAACTCCGCGAGAAGACGGCGTGA
- a CDS encoding glycosyltransferase family 2 protein: protein MLPPALPRHQAPEWDGAVWIGDIDLEQDLPEFLALDDSDGYRRARLLIRRGLDPLGFVELDVVDGAIAAHDVRRAAMSLAQVPMPDALPDPDGTLPPITVVICTRDRVEHLKGALASVSALDYPDFEVVVVDNASPTDATQQYVRGLGDPRVRVVFEPTAGLSRARNTGLRAARHDIVAFTDDDVAVDARWLRSIARGFGRADGVTCVSGIVPSGEIRTQAQAYFDRRVGWASSVTPRVYDLKNPPADVPLFPFQVGMYGTGANFAVDRGRMFDLGGFDEALGVGSPTNGGEDLDMFFRVLMAGDKLVYEPAAIVWHRHRADSEALAVQARGYGLGLGAWLYTVATDRRSAVLAATVAVRRLGSAIRLSAKMSKVASPPDDLAADLPDGIGRMELLSIAKGPAAIRRSRREGRERTPLAGVNRDPVLD, encoded by the coding sequence GTGTTACCTCCCGCGCTCCCCAGACACCAGGCTCCCGAATGGGACGGTGCCGTGTGGATCGGTGACATCGACCTGGAGCAGGATCTTCCGGAGTTTCTCGCCCTCGACGACTCCGATGGTTACCGCCGTGCCCGACTGTTGATCCGACGCGGACTCGACCCGCTCGGCTTCGTCGAACTCGATGTCGTCGACGGCGCGATCGCGGCACACGACGTGCGGCGGGCTGCGATGTCGCTCGCGCAGGTTCCGATGCCCGACGCGCTGCCCGACCCCGATGGGACGCTGCCGCCGATCACCGTGGTGATCTGCACCCGCGACCGAGTCGAGCACCTGAAGGGCGCGCTCGCGTCGGTGTCCGCTCTGGACTACCCCGACTTCGAGGTGGTCGTCGTCGACAACGCGTCCCCGACCGATGCCACGCAGCAGTACGTTCGCGGGCTGGGCGACCCCCGCGTTCGCGTCGTGTTTGAGCCGACGGCGGGTCTGTCGAGGGCAAGGAACACGGGGTTGCGGGCGGCGCGACACGACATCGTCGCCTTCACCGACGACGACGTCGCCGTGGATGCGAGGTGGTTGCGGAGCATCGCGCGCGGTTTCGGGCGGGCCGATGGGGTGACGTGCGTGTCCGGCATCGTGCCCAGTGGCGAGATCAGAACTCAGGCGCAGGCGTACTTCGATCGCCGCGTCGGGTGGGCGAGTTCGGTGACTCCTCGGGTCTACGACCTGAAGAATCCGCCGGCCGACGTGCCGCTGTTTCCGTTCCAGGTCGGGATGTACGGGACCGGAGCCAATTTCGCCGTCGACCGCGGGCGGATGTTCGACCTGGGAGGATTCGACGAGGCGTTGGGAGTGGGATCTCCGACCAACGGCGGTGAGGACCTCGACATGTTCTTCCGAGTGCTGATGGCCGGCGACAAGCTGGTCTACGAGCCCGCCGCCATCGTGTGGCACCGTCATCGCGCCGATTCGGAGGCGTTGGCGGTACAGGCCCGCGGATACGGACTCGGACTCGGCGCGTGGCTGTACACGGTCGCCACCGACCGCAGATCGGCTGTGTTGGCCGCCACGGTGGCCGTCCGCCGACTCGGCAGCGCGATTCGGTTGTCCGCCAAGATGAGCAAGGTCGCCTCCCCTCCCGACGATCTCGCTGCCGACCTTCCCGACGGCATCGGCCGGATGGAACTGCTGTCCATCGCCAAAGGCCCCGCGGCCATCCGGCGCAGCAGGCGCGAAGGTCGCGAACGCACTCCTCTGGCGGGGGTGAACCGTGACCCAGTCCTCGACTGA